The stretch of DNA CGCCTTTTCTTTATGTCCCTCGACTTCTCCCAATTCGATGTGCTGACCTTCGATTGCTACGGCACGTTGATCGACTGGGAGACGGGTATCCTGGGCGCGTTGCGTCCACTGCTCGCGAAGCACGGCAAGGAGCTCTCCGACGATGAGTTGCTCGGACTCTATGGTGAGGTCGAGGCGCGGATCGAAGCGGGACCGTATCTGCGCTACCGCGAAGTGTTGCGCCAGGTCGTCCGCGGGATGGGCGAGCGGATAGGGTTCGCTGCCACGGAAGCGGAGATGGATTCCCTGCCTGAGTCGCTCGGCGCGTGGCCTCCATTCCCCGACACGGTCGCGGCGCTCCGCCGGCTGAAATCGCGCTACCGCCTGGCCATCATCTCGAACACCGACGACGATCTCTTCGCCCAGACGGCGAAGCTGCTCGAGGGTGCAGAGGGTGTCCCCTTCGATGCGGTGATCACCGCCCAGCAGGCGGGCAGCTACAAGCCGTCGCTGAACAATTTCCGCGTGGCGCTGGAGCGGCTGGGCGTGGGGAAAGAGAAAGTGCTGCACGTGGCACAGAGCCGGCACCACGACATCGCGCCGGCACGCGAGATGGGGATCAAGAGTGTGCTCGTCACACGCCGTGGACGCGGCGCGGTGTTGGCCAATGATGCGCAGCCTGACTTGGAAGTCCCTGATTTAAAGGCGCTGGCCGACCGCGCCGGAGTGTAGCCTACACTGCAAACCTAATATTATATGTTGTTGTATAATAATACTATAATGCAGACTCTGACTTTGGAGGGTCCTGCCATATGCGAAACCCGAAGGAGCTAACCCGCGCGGAGGTGATCCGTGCTGCCTCCAGGTTCAAGTCGACCCGGAAGATGGGCAAGTGGAGAGTCATCGTGGACGACCGCGAGCTGCCAGCGCGCCCCTTGGTCCTTGAGGCAGCGGGCGTCCCGCCGAATGATCCGACCAACTCGCACCAAGCGGTGGCGATCCTGGAGAGGTTGGGGTTTGAGACGCGTTATGCCCCGCATGAAGGTGCAGTGGTCGAGGCGGACCAGCCCTCGCCGGCGGGGCTGACCGCGCTGGTCGAGGCATTTTCCAGTCTGGCCCGGCTTGTACCCGAGGCAGACTGGAAACGACTTCCATCCGACTTGTCGAAAGAGGTCGACCATTACCTCTATGGGGCGAAGAAGGGCGACCGATGATGCGTGTCTTCGCCGATAGCAGCTACTGGATCGCGCTGCTTGATCCGCGAGATGAACTGCATTCCAAAGCGGTCGCCGTAACCA from Acidobacteriota bacterium encodes:
- a CDS encoding haloacid dehalogenase type II; amino-acid sequence: MSLDFSQFDVLTFDCYGTLIDWETGILGALRPLLAKHGKELSDDELLGLYGEVEARIEAGPYLRYREVLRQVVRGMGERIGFAATEAEMDSLPESLGAWPPFPDTVAALRRLKSRYRLAIISNTDDDLFAQTAKLLEGAEGVPFDAVITAQQAGSYKPSLNNFRVALERLGVGKEKVLHVAQSRHHDIAPAREMGIKSVLVTRRGRGAVLANDAQPDLEVPDLKALADRAGV